Sequence from the Piscinibacter sp. HJYY11 genome:
GAGCGCGCCTTTCTGCCTGGTGCTGTCGGCATCGATGCGGGCCACGCGGGCGCCGGGCAGGGCCTCGGCGAGCTGTTCTTCCAGGCGCTCGGTGCCGCGGCCGAGCGGGGCGATGTCGAGGTTGCCGCAGTCGGGGCAGGCGCGCGGCACGCTCTGCGTGAAGCCGCAGTGGTGGCAGCGCAGCGTGCGGTCGACCTTGTGAAACACGCGCCAGGCGCTGCAGTGCGGGCAGTCGCTCTTCCAGCCGCAGGCCCCGCAGTGCAGCACCGGCGCGTAGCCGCGGCGGTTGAGGAAGACGAGGCTCTGCTCGCCACGCTCCAGGCGGCGCGCCAGGGCGCCCACGAGCTGCGGCGACAAGAGCGTGGTCACGCCCGGTGCCTTGGGCAGCAGGTTCATGTCGACCAGCCGCACCGCCGGCAGGGCGCCGTTGCCCACGCGGTGCGCAAGCGTCAGCCGCTCGTAGCGGCCTTGTTCGGCGCGTTGCCAGCTTTCCAGCGAGGGCGTGGCCGAGCCGAGCACCACGCAGGCGCCTTCCAGCTTGCCGCGGTAGACGGCGAGGTCGCGTGCCGAATACCGGGCACCTTCCTGCTGCTTGTAGGACGGGTCGTGTTCCTCGTCGACCACGATCAGCCCCAGCCGCGGCAGCGGGGCAAACACCGCCATGCGGGTGCCCAGCACCAGGTCGGCCAGGCCCAGGTGGGCGGCCAGCCAGTTCTTCAGGCGCTGCGCCGGCGTCAGGCCGCTGTGCAGCGAGACGATGCGCTTCGGCGACGGGCCGCTGCCGAAGCGCTCGGCGAAGCGCGCCTCGAGCTGCGGCGTGAGGTTGATCTCGGGCACCAGCACCAGCACCTGGCGACCGGCGGCCAGTGCGTCTTCGGCGGCGCGCAGGTAGACCTCGGTCTTGCCGCTGCCGGTGAGGCCGTGCAACAGCACGACCGGCGCGTTGCCCGGCGAGCTGAGCTCGCCGAGGCGGGCGAGCGCCGCGGCCTGGTCGGGCGTGAGCTCCGGCCGGGTGGGAGCGGGGCCGGACGGCGGCAGCGCCCACGCCTTGCGCAGGCGCGCCACGCGCTGGGCGAGCTGGGTGTCATCGAGCTTGCGCAGCTCCGGCGGCAGCACCGACAGCGCGACTTCGCCCAGCCCCCGCTGGTAGTACGACGCGGCAAAGTCCACCAGCTCGCACCAGCGGGCCGACAGCGGCGGCACCGCGTCGAGCACCGAGGCAATCGGCTTCAGCGAAATCGAAGGCTCGGGCTGGGCGTCGCCCGGCCACACGATGCCGGTGACCTCGCGCCGCCCCAAGGGCGCGCGGACCAACGTTCCAGGTGAGAGCGTGCGCTCGCTCAGATAGTCGAGTGCACCGCCCAGGCCGCTGTGCTGCGGGGCGTCGACGGCCACACGAACGGGCAGGCGGTCATCCATCGGCAAGGTCGGAAAGGGCTCGAACGGGCCGGGGCACCGTATTAGGAATGAGTCTTAAGTCGCTGATTTTTCAGCGCTTTTGAATGTTTCCACGACTCTTGTGGATAACTTTGTGGGGAACCTGCAAAAAGTGACGCTAGATCCTTGATTTTCGGGCCTTCGCGCTGCGTTGCTCACTTTCGAAGCAGATCCGGCACTCAATGAAATCAAGGACTTAGCTACCTAATCAGAAATACTGATGGTGCAATGCGTCAGCCTTGTCCTACACGCGTCAGATTCGCGGTTTTGGGGATAAGTCAAGGCCTGAGTGCTCGCTCACCGGGAAAGCACTGCAGGCCGTTCCAGAAACTTGCAACCAAGTGCAACCAGACCGGAAGTCACTGGTGAAGGCTGGGCGAATGCTCATGCACGGCGTCGACCAGTGCCGCCACGCTCTCCGGCGGCGTGTGCTGGCTGATGCCATGGCCGAGGTTGAAGATGTGGCCGGCTGGTCGGCCGTCGGCATTCCAGGCCCCGAAGCTGTCGAGCGTCTTGATCACTTCTGCGCGCACCTGCTCGGGCGAGGCGAAGAGCACCGACGGGTCGAGGTTGCCCTGCAGCGCGCTGAACTGGCCGATGCGCTGGCGGGCGGCGGCGAGGCTCACCGTCCAGTCGAGCCCGACCACGTCGCAGCCCAGCGCGGCGATTTCTTCAAGCCACAACCCGCCACCCTTGGTGAACACGATGTGCGGGATGCGTTTGCCTTCGTGCTCGCGCTTCACCTGCGCGAGCGCGCGGCGGGTGTAGTCGAGGCTGAAGGACTGGAAGGCGCCGTCGGCCAGCACGCCGCCCCAGCTGTCGAACACCATCACCGCTTGCGCGCCGGCCTCGATCTGGGCGTTGAGGTAGGCGGCGACCGCATCGGCGTTGACCGTGAGCATCTTGTGCAGCAGGTCGGGCCGGCTGTAGAGCATGGTCTTGACCAAGCGGTAGTCGTCGGAGCCGGCGCCTTCGACCATGTAGCAGGCGAGCGTCCAGGGGCTGCCCGAGAAGCCGATCAGCGGCACGCGGCCGTTGAGCGCCTTGCGGATGGAGGTGACGGCGTCGAAGACGTAGCGCAGCTTGTCGAGGTCGGGCACGGCGAGCTTCGCGACTGCGGCCTCGTCGCGCACCGGGTGGGCGAACTTCGGGCCCTCGCCCATTGCGAAGCTCAGGCCCAGGCCCATGGCATCCGGGATGGTGAGGATGTCGCTGAAGAGGATGGCGGCGTCGAGCTTGTAGCGCTCCAGCGGCTGCAGCGTCACCTCGGTGGCGAAGTCGGTGTTGGTGGCCAGGCCCATGAAGCTGCCCGCCTTGGCGCGCGTGGCGCGGTACTCGGGCAGGTAGCGGCCGGCCTGGCGCATCAGCCAGACGGGCGTGTGGTCGGTGGGCTGGCGCAGGCAGGCGCGCAGGAAGCTGTCGTTTTGTAGGGGCGCGAACATCAACGGATTATCCCTGCCGTCCCATAATCGGCCGCACCTTTCCCACGGAGACCGCCATGCTCGCCCAGAACGTCCTGCAGACCATCGGCAACACGCCGCACATCCGCATCAACCGCCTGTTCGGCAACTCGCACAGCGTGTACGTGAAGAGCGAGCGTTCCAACCCGGGCGGCTCGATCAAGGATCGCATCGCGCTGTCGATGATCGAGGCGGCCGAGGCGAATGGCACCTTGAAGCCCGGCGGCACCATCGTCGAGCCGACCTCGGGCAACACCGGCGTGGGCCTGGCGATGGTCGCGGCCGTCAAGGGCTACAAGCTGATCCTCGTGATGCCCGAGAGCATGAGCGTCGAGCGCCGCCGCCTGATGCTGGCCTACGGCGCGAGCTTCGTGCTGACGCCACGCGAGAAGGGCATGAACGGCTCGATCGCCAAGGCGACCGAGATCGTGGCCTCCACCCCCGGCGCCTGGATGCCGCAGCAGTTCGACAACCCGGCCAACATCGACGTGCACGTGCGCACCACCGCGCAGGAGATTGCGGCCGACTTCCCCGGCGGGGTCGACGTGCTGATCACCGGCGTGGGCACCGGCGGCCACATCACCGGCTGCGCCAAAGTGCTGAAGAGCCTGTGGCCGACGCTCAAGGTGTTCGCGGTGGAGCCCAGCGCGTCGCCGGTCATCAGCGGCGGCAAGCCGAGCCCGCACCCGATCCAGGGCATCGGGGCCGGGTTCATCCCGAAGAACCTGCACACCGACCTGCTCGATGGCGTGATCCAGGTCGAAGCCGAAGCGGCGAAGGAATACGCCCGCCGTGCCGCGCGTGAAGAGGGGCTGCTGGTCGGCATCTCGTCGGGCGCCGCGCTGGCCGCCATTGCACAGAAGCTGCCGGACATCGCCAAGGGCGCCACGGTGCTGGGCTTCAACTACGACACGGGCGAGCGCTACCTGTCCATCGAAGGCTTCTTGCCCAACGAATGAAACCGCGCGTCCTCATCGTCGAGGACGAGCCCGGCATCGCCGACACGCTGCAGTACGCGTTGCGGACCGACGGGTTCGAGCCGGCCTGGGCGGCGACCGGTGAAGAAGCGCTGTCGCAGTTCAAGGTGCAGCGGCCCTCTCTGGTGATCCTCGATGTCGGCCTGCCCGACACCAGCGGCTTCGAGGTGTTCAAGCGCCTGCGTGAAGTGGCCGACGTGCCGGTGGTGTTTCTCACCGCCCGCAGCGACGAGATCGACCGCGTGGTCGGCCTCGAACTCGGCGCCGACGACTACGTGGCCAAGCCGTTTTCGCCGCGCGAACTGGTGGCGCGGGTGCGCTCCATCCTGCGGCGCAGTGCGAAGGCGGCCGCGGCTCCGGCCGAGCCTGCGTTGCCGCTGACCATCGACGAAGGCAAACGCCAGATCCGCTTCTACGGCAAGCTGCTCGAACTCTCGCGCTACGAGTTCGGCCTGCTGCAGACGCTGGCCTCGCGCCCCGGCCATGTGTTCAGCCGCGACACGCTGCTCGCCCGCGTGTGGGGTGACGACACCGAAAGCCTCGACCGGACCGTCGACGCCCACGTGAAGACGCTGCGCGCGAAGATGAAGACCGTGGCGCCGACGCTGGAGCCGATCCGCACGCACCGCGGCTCGGGTTACGCGCTGGGCGAAGACCTCCCGCCGACCTTGCCTGCGTGAGCAAGCGGACACGCATCTTCCTCGGCATCCTCCTGGCCTACGTGATCGGCGTGGGCCTCCTGATGTACCGCCAGCTGGAGGACATCGACCCACGCTACCGCGAGTCGGCCGAGGAAAACCTGGTCGAGACCTCGCAGCTGATGGCCACGCTGCTCGAAGGCGCTTCGCGCGACGGCACGCTGCAGGTCGACGCGCTCGGCCCGGTGTTCCAGGCGCTCTACGCGCGCCGCTTCAAGGCCGACATCTACGGTTTCGAGAAGACCCGCGTCGAGCTGCGCATGACGGTGGTCGACCGCGGCGGCACGGTGGTGTTCGATTCGACCAACCGCTCGCTCGGCGCCGACCACTCGCTGTGGCGCGACATCCGCCGGGCGCTGCAAGGTGAATACGGTGCTCGCACCACGCCCGACGTGGAGGGCGACCCGAGCAGCTCGGTGATGTACGTGGCCGCGCCCATCCGCGTGGGCGGCGCGATCATCGGCGCGGTCAGCGTGGGCAAGCCGGTGCAGAGCTTCGGCCAGTTCGTGCAGGCGGCGCGTCGCAAGACCTTGCTCGTCGGCACGACCTCGGTGGTGGCGGTGCTGCTGCTGGTGGTGATCCTCTCGGTGTGGCTGGTGCGGCCCTTCGGCGTGGTGGCCGACTACGTGCGCTACGTGAAGGCGCAGCGCAGCTTCAGCCTGCCGCGGCTCACCCGGCGGGCGCTGAAGGCGATCGGCGCGGCCTACGACGAGATGCGCGACGCGCTCGCCGGCCGCAACTACGTGGCCGACTACGTGCAGACGCTCACGCACGAAGTGAAGAGCCCGCTCTCCGCCATCCGCGGCGCGGCCGAGCTGCTGCAGGAGCCGATGCCCGACGCCGACCGGGCGCGTTTCATCGCCAACATCGCGCGCGAGACGCAGCGCATCCAGGAGCTGGTCGACCGCATGATGGAGCTCACCGCGCTCGAGTCGCGCCGTGCACTCGACGCGCCGGTGCCGGTCGCGTTGCGCTCCCTGTTGCAGGAGCTGGTGGTTTCGGTGCAACCGGCGGCCGCGATGCGCGGCTTGAACGTGGTGCTCGACGACGGGGACGACGCCAGCGTGCAGGGCGACGCCTTCCTGCTGCAGCGCGCCGTGTCGAACCTCGTCGACAACGCGCTTGATTTCTCGCCCGCCGGCGGCACGGTCACGCTCGCGCTGAAGCGGCAGCGCCGGCACGCCGAGCTCACCGTCCGCGACCATGGGCCCGGCATCCCCGACTACGCCGAAGACAAGGTGTTCGAGAAGTTCTATTCGCTCGCGCGCCCGCAGTCGCGCAAGAAGAGCACCGGCCTCGGCCTGACCTTCGTGAAGGAGATCGCCGAGTTGCACGAGGGCCGCGTGACATTGGCCAACGCACCGGGCGGCGGCGCGCTGGCCACGCTCACCCTCCCGGTGAGCGACGGCAACGGCTGAGCCTTACTTGGCGGCGGCCTTGCTGTAGACGATCTTCTTCTTGCCTCCGTCGCAGCTGCCCACCACCTTGCCGTCGCCGACCTTGTCGGTGTCGACGACCTCGAGCTTGTAGCCCGCCACCTTCTTCTCGTCGAGCTTGGCGGCGATCTCCGACTTCAGCTCTTCGCAGGGCTTACCGGCGGCAAAGGCCGGCGAGGCAAGGGCGAGCAGCACTGCCGACAGGATCAGGTTCTTCATCAAGGGTCTCCTCCGGGTTGAACGATGAGCCGCCAGTATCGCGGCTTCGCTTGAGTTCACGCAGTCTTCACAGAGCCGCTCTCAGGCTTCAAATCGGCTTCGAGCGCCGCGCCGATCCTCTCTCGCACGCCACCGCCGTGGTGGCATCGCCCAGGAGAGGAGCCATGTCCCGCCCCCGCATTCCCTACAACCCGCTCACCCGCACCGGCCGCGTGCTGTGGTGCATGGCGCTCGCGGCCTTCTCCGCGGTGCTGATGCTGTTCTGGTCGCCCGCGCATGCCGACGACTCCGAAGCCCTGCGCGCCGAGAGCCCGTACTTCGCCGTCAACAGCAGCGAGCCCGGCACCGACCGGCTGCCGCTCAAGTCGACCGACGTCAACGTGAAGATCGCCGGCGTGATCGCCGACGTGACGGTGACGCAGCACTACCGCAACGAAGGCCAGCGCCCGATCGAAGCACGCTACGTCTTCCCGGGCTCGACGCAGGCCGCCGTCCATGCGATGACGGTCAAGCTCGGCGGCCGGGTGCTCACCGCGCGCATCAAGGAAAAGGAACAGGCCCGCATCGAGTACCAGGCCGCCAAGCGCGAGGGCAAGACCAGTGCGCTGCTCGAGCAGCGCCGGCCCAACGTCTTCGAGATGAACGTGGCCAACATCCTGCCCGGCGACGACGTGGCGGTGGAGCTGCGCTACACCGAGCTGCTGCGCCCGACCGATGCGCAATACGGCTTCGTCTTCCCGACCGTCGTCGGCCCGCGCTACAACAGCCCGAGCGCCGCCGCACACAACGGCGGTGCGATCGGCGGTGCCTACCTGAAGCAAGGCACCGCCTCGAACGCGCCGCTCACGCTGCGCGTGGTGCTCGACACGCCGCTCCCGGTGCGCGCCGTCGCCTCGCCCTCGCACGAGGTGATGATCGACGGCATCGGCAGCACGCATGCCGCGGTGTCGCTCAAGCCCAGCGAGCAACCCGCCAACAACCGTGACTTCATCCTCAACTACCGCCTGGCCGGCGACCGCATCGAGGCCGGCCTGGTGCTCTACCGCGGCACGCCCGATGACGGCGATGAGGGCGGCGCAGAGAACTTCTTCCTCGCGATGGTCGAGCCGCCCAAGGCGGTGGCGCCGCGCGAGATCAACCCGCGCGACTACATCTTCGTGGTCGACATCTCGGGCTCGATGCACGGCTACCCCCTGGAGACGGCCAAGGTGCTGCTGCGCAACCTGATCGGCGGCCTGCGCCCGAGCGACACCTTCAACGTGATGCTCTTCTCGGGCAGCAACCGCATGCTCGCGCCCGCCTCGGTGCCGGCCACCCGCGCCAACATCGAGCAGGCCATCCGCACGATCAACGAGATGGGCGGTGGTGGCAGCACCGAGATCGTGCCCGCCTTGAAGCGTGTGGCCGCCCTGCCCAAGGCCGAGGAGGTGTCGCGCAGCGTGATCTTCGTGACCGACGGCTACGTGAGCGTCGAGGCCGAGGTGTTCCGCCTCATCCGCCAGAACCTCAACCAGTTCAACGTGTTCTCGTTCGGCATCGGCACGAGCGTCAACCGCCACCTCATCGAAGGCATGGCGCGCGCCGGCCAGGGCGAGGCCTTCATCGTCACCAAGCCGGAGCAGGCGGCCGCGCAGGCCGAGCGGCTGCGCCGCATCATCGAGACGCCGGTGCTCACCCAGGTGAAGGCGAGCTTCGAAGGCATCGACGCCTACGACGTGGAGCCGCTGCAACTGCCCGACGTGCTGGGCGGTCGGCCGGTGGTGGTGTTCGGCAAGTGGCGCGGTGAGTGGGCCGGCAAGTTCGTGCTCGAAGGGCGTGCGGCCGATGGCCCCTACCGCCAGGTGCTGACCGCCTTGCCGGACGGCCAGGGCCCGTCGGCGCTGCGCCAGCTGTGGGCGCGCCAGCGCATCGCCGCCTTGAGCGACCAGGAGGCACTCGAAGGGGGCAGCACGCAGAAGGCGCAGATCACCGAGCTGGGCCTGCGCTACAGCCTGCTCACGCCCTACACGAGCTTCATCGCCGTCGACCAGCGTGTGCGCAATTCCAACCCGTCGCAGACGCAGCCGGTCGACCAGCCCTCGCCGCTGCCCGAAGGCGTGAGCAACCACGCGATCGGCGCCGAAGTGCCGAGCACGCCGGAGCCGGGCGCCATCGCGGCGCTGCTGGTGGTGCTCGGCATCGTGATCGCCGGCGTGTGGCCGTCGCGTCGCCGCCGTCGCAAGGAGTGACCCATGGCCACTGCCTTCATCGCCACCCATCCGCTCGGGCGTTGGCAGGCCCGTTGCGAAGCGCTGTCGCCGCTGGCCTGGCTGGGCCTGCAGGCAGCCGCCCTCTGGCCGCACTGGCGCTGGGCCGGGGCGCGCCTCGCCGATGGCTCGGACGACCCGCTCGGGCTGGCCGCGCTCGCCGCGCTGGGCCTGTGGGTGGCGCAGCGTGAGCCGCTGCTGCGCGGCTCGCCGCGGCGGGCCTGGGCGTTCGCTTCCGCGGCCGTGACGATCATGGCCACGCTCGCGCTCTTCTTCCTGCCGCCCTTGCTCGGCGCCGTGCTGGCCGTGCTGGCCCTTGCCGCCGGATTGCGCAGCGTGATGCCCTCCGGCCAGCCGTGGCTGCCCGTCGCCGGCCTCGCGGTGCTGGCGCTGCCGGTGGTCTCGTCGCTGCAGTTCTATGCCGGCTATCCGCTGCGGGTGGTCACGGCGGAGATCAGCACCTGGGTGTTGCAGCTCGCCGGCCTGGCGGCCGAGCGCAGTGGCACCGCGATGCTGGTGGAGGGCGAGCTCGTGATCGTCGATGCGCCGTGCTCCGGCGTGCAGATGGTGTGGATGGCGTACTTCTGCGCCTGTGCGGTGGCGGCGTTCAGCGGCCTGCGTGACCGCGCGATGCTGGCTCGCCTGCCGCTTGTTGGCCTGCTGGTGCTGGCCGGCAACGTGCTCCGCAACAGCGTGCTGGTGACGCTCGAGGCGCAGCAGGCCAGCGTCTCCGAAGCGGTGCACCAGGGCGTGGGGCTCGTGGTGCTGCTGGCGGTGTGTGGCGCCGTCGTGGCGGTGATGCGCGGAGGCCGTGATGCGCAGGCTTGACCCCTGGTTCGCGCGCGTGCTGCTGGCCCTGGGCCTGGCGGCGTGTGCGCTCGCGCCGCTCGCGTTGCAGGCTGGTGCATCGCCGCGCGACTCGCGCGCGGCGCCCGAGTGGCCCACCGCCTGGGAGGGCCGCGCGCTGCGCCCGCTGGCGCTGAGCCCGGTGGAGGCGCGCTTCGCGTCACGTTTCCCCGGCCACATCGCGAGGCTCACCGATGGCGAGCAGGTGCTGGTGCTGCGCGAGGTGCGCGAGCCCACGCGCATGCTGCACCCGGCGGCCGACTGCTACCGCGGCATTGGCTACGCGATCGCCGACGCCCGCCTGGAGCGTGACGCGCAACAGCAGCTGTGGCGCTGCTTCGTCGCCGAGCGCGATGGGCAACGGCTGCGCGTCTGCGAGCGCATCGTCGATGCGAAGGGCGAGGCCTTCACCGATGCGTCGAGCTGGTTCTGGGCCGCGGCGCTGGGCCAGTCCACCGGCCCCTGGCGCGCCGTCACCACAGCGAGGGTGTTGTGAAACGCATACTGAAATGGCTGCTGGGGCTGCTGTGCGGCCTGCTCGCGGGCCTGGCG
This genomic interval carries:
- a CDS encoding VIT and VWA domain-containing protein gives rise to the protein MSRPRIPYNPLTRTGRVLWCMALAAFSAVLMLFWSPAHADDSEALRAESPYFAVNSSEPGTDRLPLKSTDVNVKIAGVIADVTVTQHYRNEGQRPIEARYVFPGSTQAAVHAMTVKLGGRVLTARIKEKEQARIEYQAAKREGKTSALLEQRRPNVFEMNVANILPGDDVAVELRYTELLRPTDAQYGFVFPTVVGPRYNSPSAAAHNGGAIGGAYLKQGTASNAPLTLRVVLDTPLPVRAVASPSHEVMIDGIGSTHAAVSLKPSEQPANNRDFILNYRLAGDRIEAGLVLYRGTPDDGDEGGAENFFLAMVEPPKAVAPREINPRDYIFVVDISGSMHGYPLETAKVLLRNLIGGLRPSDTFNVMLFSGSNRMLAPASVPATRANIEQAIRTINEMGGGGSTEIVPALKRVAALPKAEEVSRSVIFVTDGYVSVEAEVFRLIRQNLNQFNVFSFGIGTSVNRHLIEGMARAGQGEAFIVTKPEQAAAQAERLRRIIETPVLTQVKASFEGIDAYDVEPLQLPDVLGGRPVVVFGKWRGEWAGKFVLEGRAADGPYRQVLTALPDGQGPSALRQLWARQRIAALSDQEALEGGSTQKAQITELGLRYSLLTPYTSFIAVDQRVRNSNPSQTQPVDQPSPLPEGVSNHAIGAEVPSTPEPGAIAALLVVLGIVIAGVWPSRRRRRKE
- a CDS encoding DUF1161 domain-containing protein, with product MKNLILSAVLLALASPAFAAGKPCEELKSEIAAKLDEKKVAGYKLEVVDTDKVGDGKVVGSCDGGKKKIVYSKAAAK
- the cysK gene encoding cysteine synthase A: MLAQNVLQTIGNTPHIRINRLFGNSHSVYVKSERSNPGGSIKDRIALSMIEAAEANGTLKPGGTIVEPTSGNTGVGLAMVAAVKGYKLILVMPESMSVERRRLMLAYGASFVLTPREKGMNGSIAKATEIVASTPGAWMPQQFDNPANIDVHVRTTAQEIAADFPGGVDVLITGVGTGGHITGCAKVLKSLWPTLKVFAVEPSASPVISGGKPSPHPIQGIGAGFIPKNLHTDLLDGVIQVEAEAAKEYARRAAREEGLLVGISSGAALAAIAQKLPDIAKGATVLGFNYDTGERYLSIEGFLPNE
- the creC gene encoding two-component system sensor histidine kinase CreC; this translates as MSKRTRIFLGILLAYVIGVGLLMYRQLEDIDPRYRESAEENLVETSQLMATLLEGASRDGTLQVDALGPVFQALYARRFKADIYGFEKTRVELRMTVVDRGGTVVFDSTNRSLGADHSLWRDIRRALQGEYGARTTPDVEGDPSSSVMYVAAPIRVGGAIIGAVSVGKPVQSFGQFVQAARRKTLLVGTTSVVAVLLLVVILSVWLVRPFGVVADYVRYVKAQRSFSLPRLTRRALKAIGAAYDEMRDALAGRNYVADYVQTLTHEVKSPLSAIRGAAELLQEPMPDADRARFIANIARETQRIQELVDRMMELTALESRRALDAPVPVALRSLLQELVVSVQPAAAMRGLNVVLDDGDDASVQGDAFLLQRAVSNLVDNALDFSPAGGTVTLALKRQRRHAELTVRDHGPGIPDYAEDKVFEKFYSLARPQSRKKSTGLGLTFVKEIAELHEGRVTLANAPGGGALATLTLPVSDGNG
- the hemE gene encoding uroporphyrinogen decarboxylase — translated: MFAPLQNDSFLRACLRQPTDHTPVWLMRQAGRYLPEYRATRAKAGSFMGLATNTDFATEVTLQPLERYKLDAAILFSDILTIPDAMGLGLSFAMGEGPKFAHPVRDEAAVAKLAVPDLDKLRYVFDAVTSIRKALNGRVPLIGFSGSPWTLACYMVEGAGSDDYRLVKTMLYSRPDLLHKMLTVNADAVAAYLNAQIEAGAQAVMVFDSWGGVLADGAFQSFSLDYTRRALAQVKREHEGKRIPHIVFTKGGGLWLEEIAALGCDVVGLDWTVSLAAARQRIGQFSALQGNLDPSVLFASPEQVRAEVIKTLDSFGAWNADGRPAGHIFNLGHGISQHTPPESVAALVDAVHEHSPSLHQ
- the creB gene encoding two-component system response regulator CreB — encoded protein: MKPRVLIVEDEPGIADTLQYALRTDGFEPAWAATGEEALSQFKVQRPSLVILDVGLPDTSGFEVFKRLREVADVPVVFLTARSDEIDRVVGLELGADDYVAKPFSPRELVARVRSILRRSAKAAAAPAEPALPLTIDEGKRQIRFYGKLLELSRYEFGLLQTLASRPGHVFSRDTLLARVWGDDTESLDRTVDAHVKTLRAKMKTVAPTLEPIRTHRGSGYALGEDLPPTLPA
- a CDS encoding primosomal protein N', producing MDDRLPVRVAVDAPQHSGLGGALDYLSERTLSPGTLVRAPLGRREVTGIVWPGDAQPEPSISLKPIASVLDAVPPLSARWCELVDFAASYYQRGLGEVALSVLPPELRKLDDTQLAQRVARLRKAWALPPSGPAPTRPELTPDQAAALARLGELSSPGNAPVVLLHGLTGSGKTEVYLRAAEDALAAGRQVLVLVPEINLTPQLEARFAERFGSGPSPKRIVSLHSGLTPAQRLKNWLAAHLGLADLVLGTRMAVFAPLPRLGLIVVDEEHDPSYKQQEGARYSARDLAVYRGKLEGACVVLGSATPSLESWQRAEQGRYERLTLAHRVGNGALPAVRLVDMNLLPKAPGVTTLLSPQLVGALARRLERGEQSLVFLNRRGYAPVLHCGACGWKSDCPHCSAWRVFHKVDRTLRCHHCGFTQSVPRACPDCGNLDIAPLGRGTERLEEQLAEALPGARVARIDADSTRQKGALEAQLSAVHAGDVDVLVGTQMVAKGHDFRRITLVAAVSPDNALFSSDFRAPERLFALLMQAAGRAGRDAAQADRSEMVVQTWHPTHPLYAALLRHDFKAFAESQLKERSMAGLPPFSHLALLRAEARTASAAKEFLQAAAALAETIPGANELLIYPPVPHHIARVANVERMQMLVESSARGNLQRVLRPWVDALTRLKSEHKGVLRWALDVDPLAI
- the xrtQ gene encoding exosortase Q — translated: MATAFIATHPLGRWQARCEALSPLAWLGLQAAALWPHWRWAGARLADGSDDPLGLAALAALGLWVAQREPLLRGSPRRAWAFASAAVTIMATLALFFLPPLLGAVLAVLALAAGLRSVMPSGQPWLPVAGLAVLALPVVSSLQFYAGYPLRVVTAEISTWVLQLAGLAAERSGTAMLVEGELVIVDAPCSGVQMVWMAYFCACAVAAFSGLRDRAMLARLPLVGLLVLAGNVLRNSVLVTLEAQQASVSEAVHQGVGLVVLLAVCGAVVAVMRGGRDAQA